A single genomic interval of Spirosoma linguale DSM 74 harbors:
- a CDS encoding protein of unknown function DUF820 (PFAM: protein of unknown function DUF820~KEGG: scl:sce0505 hypothetical protein) — MVAAEKKYSLDEYLTREARSLYKHEFYNGKIVRMAGAKATHNQIAANLTGALKYTLRPLPRKFIVYNSDQKVYIESENVGVYPDALVVCEEPQFWRGREDLIVNPLLIVEVLSRSTAPFDKSGKFLLYEQLPSFQEYVLVEQNYPKVESWYRLTEHSWDKTVQIEPNGFIELRSLGVSLSLAEVYEYVSFKKP; from the coding sequence ATGGTAGCAGCCGAAAAGAAATACTCACTTGATGAATATCTGACGCGCGAAGCTCGGTCGCTCTATAAACATGAATTTTATAACGGCAAGATCGTTCGCATGGCTGGCGCAAAAGCAACCCATAATCAGATTGCAGCAAACCTAACAGGTGCGTTAAAATATACGCTTCGCCCCTTACCGCGTAAATTCATCGTTTATAACAGCGATCAGAAAGTATATATAGAATCTGAAAATGTCGGGGTTTACCCGGATGCTTTAGTCGTCTGTGAAGAACCCCAATTTTGGCGAGGTCGTGAGGATTTAATAGTCAATCCGCTACTCATTGTGGAAGTATTATCCCGGAGCACAGCTCCTTTTGATAAATCCGGCAAGTTTTTGTTATACGAACAATTACCTTCCTTTCAGGAGTACGTACTGGTTGAGCAAAACTATCCAAAAGTCGAGTCCTGGTATCGCTTGACGGAGCATAGCTGGGATAAGACCGTTCAGATCGAACCAAATGGATTTATCGAGCTGCGTTCGCTAGGTGTATCACTATCGCTTGCTGAAGTGTACGAATATGTAAGTTTTAAAAAGCCCTGA
- a CDS encoding transcriptional regulator, DeoR family (PFAM: regulatory protein DeoR~SMART: regulatory protein DeoR~KEGG: eum:ECUMN_3028 DNA-bindng transcriptional repressor SrlR): MNFQHRKQLILQTVDERGSVDVRELADLLQTSEMTVRRDLVQLAASGLLYRTRGGAMKVSMATDSFRFEHKAAVNAERKDYICQLAAQEIREGDVIFMDCGSTVFRLCQFIRNKRITVVTNSLPVVAELMSSEVTVNLVGGEVDKERQAVHGLMAEEHIARYRANRAFMGVDGISLEHGLSANSEKEASIAMAIARQTDKVYLLCDSSKLETNKYLYFAPLSLFDVLITDAEAKPDVVSAYQKAGVTLIH, translated from the coding sequence ATGAATTTCCAACACCGGAAGCAGCTTATTTTACAAACGGTCGATGAGCGGGGCTCCGTCGATGTCCGAGAACTGGCCGATTTACTACAAACATCCGAGATGACCGTTCGGCGCGATTTGGTTCAACTGGCGGCTTCCGGTCTGCTGTATCGCACGCGGGGTGGTGCTATGAAAGTCAGCATGGCCACCGACTCGTTCCGCTTTGAGCATAAAGCCGCCGTCAACGCCGAACGGAAGGATTATATCTGCCAATTGGCCGCGCAGGAAATCCGGGAGGGCGATGTGATCTTCATGGACTGCGGCAGTACGGTATTCCGGCTGTGCCAGTTTATCCGCAATAAACGGATTACGGTCGTTACAAACTCCCTGCCTGTTGTAGCGGAGTTGATGTCGTCGGAAGTGACGGTCAATCTGGTGGGGGGCGAAGTAGACAAGGAGCGGCAGGCTGTTCATGGCCTGATGGCCGAAGAACACATTGCCCGCTACCGGGCGAATCGGGCGTTTATGGGCGTTGATGGCATTTCGCTCGAACACGGTCTGAGTGCGAATAGCGAGAAAGAAGCCAGCATTGCGATGGCCATTGCCCGGCAAACGGATAAAGTTTATCTCCTCTGCGACTCGTCGAAATTAGAAACCAACAAATACCTCTATTTTGCGCCCCTAAGCCTGTTCGACGTATTGATTACCGATGCCGAAGCAAAGCCGGATGTTGTATCGGCTTACCAAAAAGCGGGTGTTACGCTGATTCATTAA
- a CDS encoding LmbE family protein (PFAM: LmbE family protein~KEGG: mxa:MXAN_6192 hypothetical protein), whose amino-acid sequence MLGQVSQKATSVLGSLFLSLGLIAQTRSLPVLLKKILYTLLISGFIASLSSAQVPYGPIKPAPPGEILSNLKKLNVLGSVLYVAAHPDDENTLLLAYLAKDRLVRTGYLSLTRGDGGQNLIGPEQGENIGVIRTQELLAARRVDGPDQFFSRAYDFGFSKQTSEAVRTWGQDKVLADVVWMIRKYQPDVIMTRFPPDARAGHGHHSASGFLAEEAFKISNDPTKFPEQLAFVKPWQAKRIMWNVFIPGAFMSNKKPEEAGNLIGIETGLYNPLLGKSYGEIASESRSQHKSQGFGVAANRGAKIDYLLLKGGEPVQKDPLEGIDMTWKRVPNSAAVQSQVNQVIAGFKPDQPAASIPALVQLYGAINKLDTTNIYVKAKREEVETLIRQCLGLWFETNPADYAATPGETIKLTTNIVNRADSPVTLVRVQYSTGKDTTLNLTLKPNDVILFPTSVVVPKTAKISQPYWLEKPIDKGLFQVDNQQLIGLPENPAAMSANYTFEISGQRFTFTRPVVYKSTDPVDGEIYRPFIIQPDVTANLTERVFTFSDNTPKTAEIVLRAGRNNVSGTLSMNVPAGWRIEPATQPFELKNKGDEQRISFTLTPSDKAQNGKLQAVMTTGTGTFTTGLRYVAYKHIPTQTLFPPAEAKLVKLDVKVTAKNIGYIVGAGDEVPAALQQMGCRVTILGPADLTGNLSGYDAIVVGVRAYNTNGPAMTRYQPKLMDYVKNGGTMIVQYVTPVNSFFRNEAPLPQLGPYPFAVVNERVTEEDAPMTFINPKHQLLNYPNKITDADFSGWIQERGIYFARDWDKAYEPIFSSHDQNEAPKEGSLIFAKYGKGHFMYTGLVFFRELPAGVPGAYRLFANMISAGSNTAASVSGSQPKR is encoded by the coding sequence ATGTTAGGTCAAGTGAGTCAAAAGGCTACCTCTGTTTTAGGTAGCCTTTTCTTATCTTTGGGTTTAATCGCCCAAACTCGCTCCCTGCCTGTGTTACTAAAAAAAATACTCTATACACTGCTTATTAGCGGTTTCATTGCCTCTCTCTCTTCCGCTCAGGTTCCTTATGGCCCCATCAAGCCAGCGCCACCGGGAGAAATTTTATCGAATCTAAAAAAACTGAATGTCCTCGGGTCGGTCCTTTATGTAGCCGCTCACCCCGACGATGAAAATACCCTATTGCTGGCATATCTGGCCAAAGACCGGCTCGTTCGGACTGGCTATCTTTCGCTCACACGGGGCGATGGCGGACAAAACCTGATTGGCCCCGAGCAGGGTGAAAATATCGGCGTTATCCGAACCCAGGAATTACTCGCTGCCCGACGCGTAGATGGCCCCGACCAGTTCTTCAGCCGGGCGTATGACTTTGGGTTTTCCAAGCAAACCTCCGAAGCCGTCCGTACCTGGGGACAGGACAAAGTACTGGCCGACGTTGTCTGGATGATTCGTAAATACCAGCCCGACGTGATCATGACTCGCTTCCCACCCGATGCCCGCGCGGGTCACGGGCACCACAGCGCATCGGGTTTTCTGGCCGAAGAAGCCTTCAAAATTTCGAACGATCCAACGAAGTTCCCCGAGCAGCTGGCTTTCGTAAAACCCTGGCAGGCTAAGCGCATCATGTGGAATGTTTTTATTCCCGGTGCCTTTATGAGCAACAAGAAGCCGGAAGAAGCCGGAAACCTGATTGGTATCGAAACTGGACTATATAACCCCTTGCTTGGCAAATCGTATGGCGAAATTGCGTCGGAAAGCCGCAGTCAGCATAAGAGCCAGGGGTTTGGCGTGGCTGCCAACCGAGGTGCTAAAATTGACTACCTGCTGCTGAAAGGCGGTGAACCTGTTCAGAAAGACCCGCTCGAAGGCATCGATATGACCTGGAAACGCGTTCCTAACAGTGCCGCTGTTCAATCGCAGGTGAACCAGGTCATTGCCGGTTTCAAACCCGATCAACCGGCCGCTTCGATACCGGCACTCGTTCAGTTGTACGGCGCTATCAACAAACTGGACACAACCAATATTTACGTAAAAGCAAAGCGGGAAGAAGTCGAAACACTGATTCGGCAATGCCTTGGCCTATGGTTTGAAACCAACCCCGCCGATTATGCCGCTACGCCCGGCGAGACCATTAAGCTGACAACCAACATTGTCAACCGGGCTGACTCGCCCGTTACGCTGGTACGGGTTCAGTACTCGACCGGCAAAGACACAACGCTTAATCTGACACTGAAACCAAACGACGTCATCCTGTTCCCGACTTCGGTCGTTGTCCCAAAAACGGCGAAGATTTCACAACCCTACTGGCTCGAAAAGCCCATTGACAAGGGCTTATTCCAGGTAGATAATCAGCAGCTTATTGGCCTGCCCGAAAACCCGGCGGCAATGTCGGCCAATTATACGTTCGAGATTAGCGGGCAGCGGTTTACGTTTACCCGACCGGTTGTTTATAAATCAACGGACCCCGTCGATGGTGAAATTTACCGTCCCTTCATCATTCAGCCCGACGTTACCGCTAACCTGACCGAGCGCGTATTTACGTTCAGTGATAATACGCCCAAAACAGCAGAGATTGTACTTCGGGCGGGTCGGAACAATGTATCGGGTACGCTTAGTATGAATGTACCGGCAGGCTGGCGAATCGAACCTGCTACTCAACCCTTCGAGTTGAAAAACAAAGGCGACGAACAGCGAATTTCGTTCACGCTGACCCCCTCCGATAAAGCACAGAATGGCAAGCTTCAGGCGGTGATGACAACTGGCACGGGGACGTTCACCACGGGACTTCGCTATGTCGCGTACAAGCATATTCCTACCCAAACGCTGTTTCCACCGGCAGAGGCCAAACTGGTTAAGCTGGATGTGAAGGTAACGGCCAAAAACATCGGCTACATTGTTGGCGCGGGCGATGAAGTTCCGGCGGCACTCCAGCAAATGGGATGCCGGGTCACAATTCTCGGCCCCGCCGACTTGACAGGTAATCTGTCTGGTTACGACGCCATTGTGGTGGGTGTTCGGGCGTATAACACCAACGGCCCGGCCATGACCCGTTACCAGCCGAAACTGATGGACTATGTAAAAAATGGCGGAACGATGATTGTTCAGTATGTAACGCCGGTCAATTCGTTTTTCCGGAATGAAGCGCCGTTGCCCCAGTTAGGCCCCTACCCCTTCGCGGTTGTCAACGAGCGCGTAACGGAAGAGGATGCGCCCATGACGTTCATCAACCCGAAGCACCAGCTACTCAACTACCCAAATAAAATCACCGATGCCGATTTTTCGGGCTGGATTCAGGAGCGGGGTATCTACTTTGCGCGAGATTGGGACAAGGCGTACGAGCCTATTTTCTCCTCCCACGACCAGAACGAAGCCCCTAAAGAAGGCAGCCTGATTTTTGCAAAGTACGGCAAAGGGCATTTCATGTACACGGGTCTGGTATTCTTCCGTGAGCTTCCCGCCGGTGTTCCGGGTGCTTACCGGCTGTTCGCCAACATGATTTCGGCGGGCAGTAATACAGCAGCTTCTGTCTCGGGTTCTCAACCGAAACGATAG
- a CDS encoding NUDIX hydrolase (PFAM: NUDIX hydrolase~KEGG: mmw:Mmwyl1_1170 NUDIX hydrolase), with translation MLTENTERVEITEEKVLSDNWYTLRRFTFNYLGKNGEWTTQQREAYDRGNGATILLHNPKTDTVILTRQFRLPTFVNGNPTGLLIEACAGLLDDEDPEDAIRRETEEETGYRIQSVEKVMEAYMSPGSVTEKLFFYLAEYTADTERTDGGGIDEEEIDILELSVRQAMAMMERGEIMDGKTIMLLQYLRLKQLSQS, from the coding sequence ATGCTGACTGAAAATACAGAACGGGTCGAAATTACGGAGGAGAAAGTGCTGTCGGATAACTGGTACACATTAAGACGGTTTACCTTTAATTACCTGGGTAAGAACGGAGAGTGGACCACGCAGCAGCGGGAGGCTTACGACCGCGGAAACGGCGCAACGATTCTATTGCATAACCCGAAAACGGATACGGTAATCCTGACCCGGCAGTTCCGCTTACCAACCTTCGTGAATGGCAACCCAACTGGCTTGTTGATTGAAGCCTGTGCGGGACTGCTGGATGATGAGGACCCGGAAGATGCTATTCGGCGGGAAACCGAAGAGGAAACGGGTTACCGGATTCAATCGGTAGAGAAGGTAATGGAAGCTTACATGAGTCCGGGATCGGTAACCGAAAAGTTGTTTTTCTACCTTGCCGAATACACCGCCGATACCGAGCGGACGGATGGCGGTGGCATCGACGAGGAAGAAATTGACATTCTGGAGTTGTCGGTTCGTCAGGCGATGGCCATGATGGAACGGGGCGAAATCATGGATGGCAAAACGATTATGCTGTTGCAGTATTTAAGACTGAAGCAATTGAGCCAGAGTTAA